A portion of the Pectobacterium brasiliense genome contains these proteins:
- a CDS encoding glutathione S-transferase family protein, giving the protein MIHVHHLEKSRSTRVTWLLEELGVDYEIIRYARDPKTFSAPASLKQIHPLGKSPVITDGELTIAESGAIVEYLIETYGNGRLRPQSGQALLDYRFWLHFAEGSLMPLLVMRLVLAKTESAPMPFFIRPIARKIVQSIEQAFIVPRLTTQLQFIEQHLSKQEWFAGASLSGADIQMAVPLVLAKTRLDFSHYPHIKQYIDRIESQPAFQRALAQD; this is encoded by the coding sequence GTTCGACCCGCGTAACCTGGCTGTTGGAAGAGCTGGGCGTTGACTATGAAATCATTCGCTACGCGCGTGACCCAAAAACGTTTAGTGCCCCAGCATCACTTAAACAAATTCACCCGTTGGGGAAATCACCGGTGATTACCGATGGCGAACTCACGATTGCCGAATCCGGCGCCATTGTAGAATACCTGATTGAGACTTACGGCAACGGAAGGCTGCGCCCACAGAGCGGACAAGCACTGCTGGATTACCGCTTCTGGCTGCATTTTGCGGAAGGCTCACTCATGCCGCTGCTAGTAATGCGTTTAGTCTTGGCGAAAACAGAATCCGCACCAATGCCATTTTTCATCCGCCCCATTGCACGCAAAATTGTGCAAAGCATCGAGCAGGCCTTTATTGTGCCGCGGCTGACGACACAGCTTCAGTTCATCGAACAGCATTTGAGTAAACAAGAGTGGTTTGCGGGAGCGTCGCTCAGCGGTGCCGATATACAAATGGCCGTCCCACTGGTGTTGGCGAAAACGCGTTTGGATTTCAGCCACTACCCGCATATCAAACAATACATTGATCGGATAGAAAGCCAGCCAGCTTTTCAGCGGGCTCTCGCTCAGGATTAA
- a CDS encoding sugar ABC transporter ATP-binding protein gives MIPTSQSRLEMHNISISFSGFHALKQVNFTLEGGSIHALTGANGAGKSTLMTILSGAYDHYQGDILINGKQVDVHSPRDAKRYGIHLVQQEVDVALVPTLSVAENIMLDTLAQDGHLLSWPQIYRQAQTLLDQLGVHLNVRQRLDTCSLAEKQQILLARALSHECRFLILDEPTAPLDQAESARLFEVVRRLQADGIGIVFISHRIHELSEICDTLTVLRDGEFVSSGAMQGLSGEAIVERMLGHRLDDIFPPRRMTPAAETLLQVTGLHDETLLHNISLTLRKGEILGIAGLAGAGKTELCKALFGAEPSQIAQGEYRGKPWRPHSPHRSVEQGLALVPEERRKEGIFIDESVTMNLSITATDSFSRWGLFSRRKALNWAKQIVERLAVRTTGPAQKLARLSGGNQQKVAIGKWLRSEAQVLIFDEPTKGVDIKAKQDLFTLIDGLARQGKGIIYASGEFSELVGLCDRICVLWDGRIVAELNAAEIDEETLLLYSTGGTPA, from the coding sequence ATGATTCCTACCTCCCAAAGCCGACTGGAAATGCACAACATTTCCATCTCCTTTTCTGGTTTCCACGCCCTCAAGCAGGTTAATTTCACACTGGAAGGTGGTTCGATTCATGCCCTGACTGGCGCAAACGGCGCGGGTAAATCCACGCTAATGACGATCTTATCGGGCGCTTACGATCACTATCAGGGCGACATTCTGATTAATGGCAAGCAGGTCGATGTCCATTCCCCGCGTGATGCCAAGCGATACGGCATTCATCTGGTGCAGCAGGAAGTCGATGTCGCGCTGGTCCCCACGCTGTCCGTGGCGGAAAACATTATGCTGGATACGCTGGCGCAGGACGGACATCTGCTGAGTTGGCCACAGATCTATCGTCAGGCACAGACGCTACTCGATCAGCTTGGCGTTCACCTCAATGTTCGCCAACGGCTGGATACCTGCTCGCTCGCTGAGAAACAGCAAATTCTGCTCGCTCGCGCGTTATCTCACGAATGTCGCTTTCTGATTCTGGATGAACCCACCGCCCCGCTGGATCAGGCCGAAAGCGCGCGCCTCTTCGAGGTGGTACGCCGTTTACAGGCCGATGGCATCGGGATCGTGTTTATTTCCCACCGTATTCATGAGCTGAGCGAAATCTGCGATACGTTGACCGTTCTGCGTGACGGCGAGTTTGTCAGCAGCGGTGCGATGCAGGGACTCAGCGGTGAAGCTATCGTAGAGAGAATGCTGGGGCATCGGCTTGACGATATCTTCCCACCGCGCCGAATGACACCTGCCGCAGAGACGCTGCTTCAGGTCACCGGCTTGCACGACGAAACGCTGTTGCACAATATTTCTCTCACGCTGCGCAAAGGGGAAATTCTGGGCATTGCCGGGCTGGCTGGTGCGGGGAAAACCGAGCTATGCAAAGCGCTGTTCGGCGCGGAACCCAGCCAGATCGCGCAGGGAGAATATCGTGGTAAACCCTGGCGACCGCATTCGCCACACCGGTCCGTCGAACAGGGTCTGGCGCTGGTTCCTGAAGAGCGGCGCAAAGAAGGCATTTTTATTGATGAATCCGTCACCATGAATCTCAGCATCACCGCCACCGATAGCTTTTCCCGCTGGGGACTGTTCAGCCGTCGCAAGGCGTTGAACTGGGCAAAACAGATCGTTGAGCGGCTGGCGGTTCGCACCACCGGTCCGGCGCAAAAGCTGGCGCGTCTGTCGGGTGGGAATCAGCAGAAAGTGGCTATAGGCAAGTGGCTGCGCAGTGAAGCACAGGTTTTGATTTTTGACGAACCCACCAAAGGCGTAGATATCAAGGCCAAACAGGACTTGTTCACCCTGATTGACGGCCTCGCCCGTCAGGGTAAAGGCATTATTTATGCGTCGGGCGAGTTCTCCGAACTTGTCGGACTCTGCGATCGCATCTGCGTGTTATGGGATGGCCGCATTGTCGCAGAGCTAAATGCCGCTGAGATTGACGAAGAAACCCTACTTTTATATTCAACTGGAGGAACTCCCGCGTGA
- a CDS encoding ABC transporter permease, protein MLITVVALIALFGLASENFLDPYNIINILRSIAIVTVIAIGVSISLSVGGFDLSVGSTASLANALVISLFVWHGFGTTGAIVLTLLLCTLVGLFNAFLIVVLKIPDMLATLASLFVIQGVAMTYSYGGSITQNMVLPSGEMAEGVIPEFFATLGQVPVIVVIMLVVTVLVQLYLSLTKHGRRMYAIGGNPEAARLAGIRTARYRVQAYVFSSLLAALGGILLASRIGSSQVNAGGGYLMDAVAAAYIGFSLAGSGKPNALGTLLGAVILGVLQNGLVMLSVPYYAMDIIKGLVLALALAMTYIQKR, encoded by the coding sequence ATGCTGATCACGGTTGTTGCGCTGATTGCCCTCTTCGGGCTGGCATCGGAGAACTTTCTCGACCCGTATAACATCATCAATATTCTGCGTTCTATCGCCATTGTCACGGTGATAGCCATTGGCGTCTCCATTTCGCTGTCCGTTGGCGGGTTTGACCTTTCCGTAGGGTCAACGGCCTCGCTGGCTAATGCGCTGGTTATCTCACTTTTCGTCTGGCATGGATTCGGCACCACCGGGGCGATTGTCCTGACGCTGCTGCTGTGTACGCTGGTCGGGCTATTCAACGCCTTCCTCATCGTCGTGCTGAAGATTCCCGATATGCTGGCAACGCTCGCCAGTCTGTTCGTCATTCAGGGCGTGGCGATGACCTACAGCTATGGCGGTTCCATCACGCAAAACATGGTGCTGCCTAGCGGCGAAATGGCGGAAGGCGTCATTCCTGAATTCTTTGCCACGCTAGGTCAGGTACCGGTCATTGTTGTCATCATGCTGGTGGTAACGGTACTGGTACAGCTTTATCTGTCCCTTACCAAGCACGGTCGCCGGATGTATGCCATCGGCGGTAACCCAGAAGCCGCGCGACTGGCGGGTATTCGCACAGCGCGTTATCGGGTACAGGCGTATGTGTTTTCTTCACTACTCGCGGCACTGGGCGGCATCTTGCTGGCATCGCGCATAGGCTCTTCGCAGGTCAATGCCGGGGGCGGCTATTTAATGGATGCCGTTGCCGCGGCTTACATCGGCTTCTCGCTGGCGGGATCCGGCAAGCCGAACGCACTGGGTACGCTGCTCGGTGCCGTTATTCTTGGCGTCTTGCAGAATGGACTGGTGATGCTCTCCGTGCCTTATTACGCGATGGATATCATCAAAGGTCTGGTTCTGGCGCTCGCGCTCGCCATGACGTATATCCAGAAGCGCTAA
- the yieE gene encoding DNA-binding transcriptional regulator YeiE, which produces MHITLRQLEVFAEVLKSGSTTQASVVLALSQSAVSAALADLEGQLGVQLFDRVGKRLVVNEHGRLLYPKALALLEQSMEIEQLFRRDNGALRVYASSTIGNYLLPAMIARYRHDYPDIPLELHVGNTKDVITRVSEFSVDLGLIEGPCHHPDLITQPWLEDELVVFCSPEHPLSRGAVSLTALADAHWILRERGSGTREVLDHLLLTHLSHFHLVMELGNSEAIKHAVRHGIGISCLSRHVIAEQLASGSLVELKVPLPKLTRTLYLVHHRQKHLSNVLQRFLSYCCETP; this is translated from the coding sequence ATGCATATCACGTTACGTCAACTGGAAGTCTTTGCCGAAGTCCTGAAAAGTGGTTCAACGACACAGGCCTCCGTTGTGCTTGCCCTGTCTCAATCGGCTGTCAGCGCGGCTCTGGCGGATTTAGAAGGGCAGTTGGGTGTTCAGCTTTTCGACCGCGTGGGTAAACGTCTGGTGGTGAATGAGCATGGTCGCCTGCTGTATCCCAAGGCACTTGCACTGCTTGAACAGTCGATGGAAATTGAGCAACTGTTCCGGCGTGATAATGGCGCGCTGCGTGTGTATGCCAGCAGCACCATTGGCAACTATTTATTGCCTGCGATGATTGCCCGCTATCGTCATGATTACCCCGATATTCCGCTGGAACTGCATGTAGGCAATACCAAAGATGTGATCACACGTGTATCTGAATTCAGTGTCGATTTGGGTTTGATCGAAGGGCCTTGCCATCACCCTGATTTGATTACGCAGCCCTGGCTGGAAGATGAGTTGGTGGTGTTTTGCTCTCCCGAACATCCGCTCAGCCGAGGCGCTGTCTCATTAACCGCGCTGGCGGATGCGCACTGGATCCTGCGTGAACGTGGATCTGGCACGCGTGAAGTGCTGGATCACCTGCTGTTAACGCACCTGTCGCATTTTCATCTGGTGATGGAATTAGGGAATTCTGAGGCGATCAAACATGCGGTTCGCCACGGGATCGGCATCAGTTGCCTGTCGCGGCATGTCATTGCCGAGCAACTGGCATCAGGCTCGCTGGTGGAGCTGAAGGTGCCGCTACCTAAACTCACGCGGACGCTGTACCTGGTTCATCACCGACAGAAACATCTTTCAAATGTGCTGCAGCGTTTCCTGAGTTATTGCTGCGAAACGCCATAG
- a CDS encoding 2-hydroxyacid dehydrogenase produces the protein MNSNQGTMMLKITFLDKGSLPETIFLKKTSFRRPQCRHEWIEYNYTSPDHVIARAKDTHVIITNKALLTRDTLAALPALKLIAVTATGTDNIDLVAAKELGITVKNVPGYSTQAVSEHVIAMIFALKHSLMAWYRDQLGDRWASQSQFAYFDHPVKDIAGATLGIIGAGTIGREVARLAQALGMKVIFAEHRGASSCRAGYLPFEDVLRLANVISLNCPLNESTQHLINAETLALCKPTAFIINTARGGLIDEHALAEALQQRVIAGAALDCLTQEPPAKDNPLMVAAKTLPNLLITPHISWTSASSLQLLMEKTIENIDEYAQQNGYK, from the coding sequence ATGAATAGCAACCAGGGCACGATGATGTTAAAAATTACCTTTTTGGATAAAGGCTCACTGCCTGAAACCATTTTCCTGAAAAAGACGAGTTTTAGGCGTCCACAGTGCCGCCATGAATGGATTGAATATAACTATACCTCGCCCGATCACGTTATCGCCCGAGCAAAAGACACCCACGTTATCATCACGAATAAAGCCCTATTAACGCGAGACACCTTGGCCGCGTTACCCGCGTTGAAGCTGATTGCCGTAACGGCAACGGGTACCGACAATATCGATCTTGTTGCTGCCAAAGAACTGGGTATCACAGTCAAAAATGTACCGGGCTACTCGACGCAAGCTGTATCCGAGCACGTGATTGCCATGATTTTTGCGCTAAAGCACAGCCTGATGGCGTGGTATCGCGATCAACTGGGCGATCGCTGGGCCAGCCAGTCGCAATTTGCTTATTTTGATCATCCGGTCAAGGACATCGCTGGTGCTACGCTGGGCATCATCGGTGCGGGTACGATTGGGCGGGAAGTCGCACGTCTGGCGCAGGCGCTGGGGATGAAGGTGATTTTTGCCGAGCACCGGGGAGCTTCATCTTGTCGCGCTGGGTATCTGCCGTTTGAAGACGTTCTGCGGTTGGCGAATGTGATTTCACTCAACTGCCCGCTCAATGAGAGCACGCAGCATCTGATTAATGCGGAGACGCTCGCACTGTGTAAGCCTACCGCGTTTATTATTAACACCGCCAGAGGCGGGCTGATTGATGAGCACGCGCTGGCAGAGGCCTTGCAGCAGCGCGTCATTGCCGGTGCTGCGCTAGACTGCCTGACGCAGGAACCGCCAGCAAAAGACAATCCATTGATGGTCGCGGCGAAAACCTTGCCTAATCTTCTGATTACTCCGCATATCTCCTGGACATCCGCCTCATCGCTGCAATTACTGATGGAAAAGACGATTGAAAATATTGATGAGTATGCTCAGCAGAATGGATATAAATAA
- a CDS encoding TonB-dependent receptor yields MAINIRKSVALALATTVSTPVIAAQDDTLVVTASGYEQKITEAAASISVVSQDELTKRKYNDLGEALSDVEGVDVRSSTGKTGGLDISIRGMPSDYTLILVDGIRQNGSSDVTPNGFGTMNTSFIPPLAAIERIEVIRGPMSTLYGSDAMGGVVNIITKKASKEWVGNITLDHTFQEDRDYGDASKFSIYSSGALIEDKLGLALRGNILRRDASEVSSSSTGQELSTRGPNPVKSDNYLLGGKLSWLLDSRNTLWLDGEVSNQKYDNKQEQLGALGAGAATRGGGYEDTLRYERRKITLGSDNQLDFGTWNSSLSFNQTENKGRLIPRSTVPAGSATAGQKRELKNTNYILDTKLVSPLGESHLLTLGGQYWNAVMKDGIVLANTGEKFEQNSWSLFAEDEWRIVDSLALTTGARYEHHEAFGGHVSPRAYLVWNALDELTIKGGVSTGYKTPSLARLHNGISGVTGQGTRNTIGNPNLKPEESVNTELGAYYEHFSGFSTNATLFHNRFRNKIDDYEIDTVTSSYRNIGKANTQGLELGSTIPLWSDNWTLNVNYTFTDSEQKGGENPGARLTNTPKHMANARLNWNVNEQLSTWLKAEYRGKTARFTENYDQLSSANKVVHDNLGSDFKSFTVVNLGGSYKISKDVTLNGSVNNLLDKDFTKTYVFPVGTGTTTAGDYFTSSQVTSGSVLPGRNYWMSVNINF; encoded by the coding sequence ATGGCAATAAATATAAGAAAATCGGTGGCACTGGCACTTGCTACAACCGTATCTACACCCGTTATCGCCGCACAGGACGATACGCTGGTTGTAACGGCTTCTGGCTATGAACAAAAAATCACTGAGGCGGCAGCGAGTATTTCCGTTGTCAGTCAGGATGAACTGACGAAGCGTAAATATAACGACCTTGGCGAAGCGCTCAGCGACGTGGAAGGCGTGGATGTGCGTAGTTCAACGGGGAAAACGGGCGGTCTGGACATCAGCATTCGCGGTATGCCAAGTGACTACACGCTGATTCTGGTTGATGGTATTCGCCAGAATGGTTCATCGGATGTCACCCCGAACGGGTTTGGTACGATGAACACCAGCTTTATTCCCCCGTTGGCAGCGATCGAACGTATTGAAGTTATCCGCGGGCCGATGTCAACGCTATATGGCTCTGATGCGATGGGCGGTGTGGTCAATATCATCACCAAAAAAGCGTCGAAAGAGTGGGTTGGGAATATCACGCTGGATCATACCTTCCAGGAAGACAGAGACTATGGTGACGCTTCCAAGTTCTCGATTTATTCCAGCGGTGCGCTGATCGAAGACAAACTGGGACTCGCCCTGCGCGGTAATATTTTACGCCGTGATGCGTCAGAGGTAAGTTCATCCTCGACTGGACAGGAACTCAGTACGCGCGGCCCGAATCCAGTGAAGTCAGATAATTACCTCCTCGGTGGCAAACTATCCTGGCTGTTGGATAGCCGCAATACATTGTGGCTCGATGGTGAAGTATCCAATCAGAAATATGATAACAAACAAGAACAACTCGGTGCGCTGGGAGCGGGTGCCGCAACTCGGGGCGGCGGTTATGAAGATACACTGCGTTATGAGCGTCGCAAGATTACGCTGGGTAGCGATAATCAACTCGATTTTGGTACATGGAATTCAAGCTTGTCCTTCAACCAGACTGAAAATAAAGGACGTTTGATCCCTCGCTCTACGGTACCTGCGGGCTCAGCAACAGCAGGGCAAAAGCGCGAGCTTAAAAACACTAACTACATCCTTGATACGAAACTGGTGAGCCCGCTAGGAGAGAGTCATTTACTGACGTTGGGTGGGCAATACTGGAATGCCGTCATGAAAGACGGGATTGTGCTGGCGAATACGGGCGAAAAATTCGAACAGAATTCGTGGTCACTTTTTGCTGAAGATGAATGGCGTATCGTTGATTCACTCGCGCTAACGACAGGTGCTCGTTATGAACATCATGAAGCATTTGGTGGTCATGTGAGCCCGCGTGCCTATTTAGTGTGGAATGCGCTGGATGAATTAACGATCAAAGGTGGGGTAAGTACAGGCTACAAGACACCGTCATTGGCGCGGTTACATAACGGGATAAGTGGCGTAACGGGGCAAGGTACGCGCAATACGATTGGCAACCCAAATCTGAAGCCAGAAGAAAGCGTGAATACGGAACTGGGTGCGTACTATGAGCATTTTAGCGGTTTCTCTACTAACGCTACGCTGTTTCATAACCGCTTCCGTAATAAGATCGATGATTACGAAATTGATACAGTAACATCTAGCTATCGCAATATCGGTAAAGCTAACACACAAGGTTTGGAACTGGGGTCGACGATCCCGCTATGGTCGGATAACTGGACGCTGAATGTAAATTACACCTTTACTGACAGCGAGCAGAAAGGCGGAGAAAATCCCGGTGCTCGCTTGACCAATACGCCTAAGCACATGGCAAATGCCCGTTTAAACTGGAATGTGAACGAGCAATTGAGCACCTGGCTTAAGGCTGAATATCGGGGTAAAACAGCACGTTTCACCGAAAATTACGATCAGCTCAGCTCTGCAAACAAGGTCGTTCATGACAATCTTGGCTCGGATTTCAAATCGTTTACCGTCGTGAATCTGGGCGGATCGTATAAGATCTCTAAAGATGTAACATTGAACGGGTCAGTTAATAACCTGTTAGATAAAGACTTTACTAAAACCTATGTTTTCCCGGTTGGGACGGGTACCACGACGGCTGGCGATTACTTTACGTCAAGCCAGGTGACGTCTGGCTCCGTACTGCCGGGTCGTAACTACTGGATGTCAGTAAACATTAATTTCTGA
- a CDS encoding KTSC domain-containing protein: protein MQRKRVSSTELFSVGYDAEKSQLEVELLNGSIYLYSGVARMIYEELMASKTKYRYYASFIKNSFPYEKTQ, encoded by the coding sequence TTGCAGAGAAAACGAGTTTCATCAACAGAGTTATTTTCAGTTGGATATGATGCAGAAAAAAGCCAATTGGAAGTCGAATTACTAAATGGGAGCATCTATCTCTACAGCGGCGTAGCACGCATGATTTATGAAGAGCTGATGGCAAGCAAGACGAAGTACCGTTACTACGCCAGCTTTATCAAAAATTCATTCCCCTACGAGAAAACGCAGTAG
- a CDS encoding oxidoreductase → MHTTTVRVQVGPANYFSFSGAIDKLLEFYPPDVLENALWIYGERAIAAARPYLPAEFDAPSARRVQFGAHCSEGEVAKLVAQAGDECQVVIGVGGGAVLDTAKVAARHIGVPLVAIPTIAATCAAWTPLSVWYNDAGQALRFEIFTDANHLVLVEPRIMLAAPVEYLLAGVGDTLAKWYEAVVLSPQPETLPLSVRLGLQAALDIRNVLLQQSAAALEAVERGELTQDFLDVVDAIIAGGGMVGGLGERYTRVAAAHAVHNGLTVLPQTERFLHGTKVAYGILVQSALLGDSDTLRQLKVAFKAFGLPTTLAALDVDIHDRAALQAVIARTLQVGESIHYLPLTLNEDVLLAAFNTVESIGE, encoded by the coding sequence ATGCACACAACGACAGTCCGCGTACAGGTTGGCCCTGCTAACTATTTCTCTTTCTCTGGCGCTATCGATAAGCTGCTGGAATTTTATCCACCGGACGTGCTGGAAAACGCGCTGTGGATCTACGGCGAGCGGGCGATTGCTGCGGCCCGACCGTATTTACCGGCTGAATTCGATGCGCCATCAGCCCGCCGCGTGCAATTTGGTGCGCATTGTAGCGAAGGGGAAGTCGCAAAACTGGTGGCGCAGGCGGGCGATGAATGTCAGGTCGTTATTGGCGTCGGCGGCGGGGCGGTGCTGGATACCGCGAAGGTCGCCGCGCGTCATATCGGTGTGCCGCTGGTGGCTATCCCGACCATTGCTGCGACCTGTGCGGCCTGGACGCCGTTGTCCGTGTGGTACAACGATGCCGGACAGGCGCTGCGCTTCGAGATTTTCACTGATGCTAACCATCTGGTGCTGGTGGAACCGCGGATTATGCTGGCGGCACCGGTGGAATACTTACTGGCTGGCGTCGGTGATACGCTGGCGAAGTGGTATGAAGCCGTCGTTCTCAGTCCTCAGCCGGAAACGCTGCCGCTTTCTGTTCGGCTAGGCTTACAGGCCGCGCTGGATATCCGCAATGTGTTGCTGCAACAAAGTGCTGCAGCGCTGGAAGCCGTCGAGCGTGGTGAACTGACGCAGGATTTTCTGGATGTTGTGGATGCGATCATTGCCGGTGGCGGCATGGTTGGCGGGTTGGGCGAACGCTATACCCGCGTGGCGGCGGCACATGCGGTGCATAACGGTTTAACGGTGTTGCCACAAACTGAACGCTTCCTGCATGGCACCAAGGTGGCTTATGGCATTCTGGTGCAAAGCGCTTTACTGGGCGATAGCGACACACTGCGCCAGTTGAAGGTAGCGTTTAAGGCGTTCGGTTTGCCGACCACACTTGCCGCACTGGACGTGGATATTCACGATCGCGCCGCGCTTCAGGCGGTTATTGCCCGCACCTTGCAGGTAGGGGAATCCATTCATTATCTGCCGTTGACGCTCAATGAAGACGTCCTGCTGGCGGCGTTTAACACCGTTGAGTCTATTGGGGAATAA
- a CDS encoding amino acid permease has translation MAQHDIQQTTQGTPTLRRELKARHLTMIAIGGSIGTGLFVASGATVSQAGPGGALLSYALIGLMVYFLMTSLGELAAFMPVSGSFSSYGSRYVEEGFGFALGWNYWYNWAVTIAVDLVAAQLVMGYWFPDVSGWIWSALFLALMFLLNYISVKGFGEAEYWFSLIKVVTVVVFIAVGVMMITGIMSGAENAGFHNWEIGDAPFAGGFSAMIGVAMIVGFSFQGTELIGVAAGESQEPSKNIPRAIRQVFWRILLFYIFAILIISLIIPYTDPNLLRNDVKDITVSPFTLVFENAGLLSAAAVMNAVILTAVLSAGNSGMYASTRMLFTLASEGKAPRIFARLSKGGVPRNALYATTVVAALCFLSSLYGNQTVYLWLLNTSGMTGFIAWLGIAISHYRFRRGYVMQGHDLNRLPYLSSFFPLGPIFAFVLCLIITLGQNYQAFLEDKIDWYGVTATYIGIPLFLLIWFGYKLYRGTHFIKYQDMKYPDHKD, from the coding sequence ATGGCTCAGCACGATATTCAACAAACAACACAGGGCACACCGACCCTGCGCCGTGAACTGAAAGCACGGCATTTAACGATGATCGCCATTGGTGGATCGATTGGCACCGGGTTATTTGTCGCGTCTGGTGCGACGGTTTCACAAGCCGGTCCGGGCGGCGCACTTCTGTCTTATGCTCTGATTGGGCTGATGGTTTACTTCCTGATGACCAGCCTGGGCGAACTGGCGGCGTTCATGCCGGTTTCCGGTTCGTTCTCCAGCTACGGTTCCCGCTATGTAGAAGAAGGGTTCGGCTTCGCGCTGGGCTGGAACTACTGGTACAACTGGGCGGTGACCATCGCGGTCGATCTGGTGGCGGCGCAGTTGGTGATGGGATATTGGTTCCCCGATGTCTCCGGCTGGATCTGGAGCGCGTTGTTCCTTGCGCTGATGTTCCTGCTTAACTACATTTCCGTGAAAGGATTTGGCGAGGCGGAATACTGGTTCTCACTGATTAAAGTGGTCACGGTCGTCGTTTTCATTGCTGTTGGCGTGATGATGATTACGGGCATCATGAGCGGCGCGGAAAATGCCGGATTCCATAACTGGGAAATTGGTGATGCGCCGTTTGCTGGTGGTTTCTCTGCCATGATCGGTGTGGCGATGATCGTCGGCTTCTCTTTTCAGGGAACGGAATTGATCGGCGTGGCGGCGGGGGAATCTCAGGAACCAAGCAAAAACATTCCGCGTGCCATCCGTCAGGTTTTCTGGCGCATTCTGTTGTTCTACATCTTCGCAATTCTGATTATCAGCTTAATCATTCCGTATACCGATCCGAACCTGCTGCGTAATGATGTCAAAGACATTACGGTGAGCCCGTTCACGTTGGTGTTTGAGAACGCAGGCCTGCTGTCTGCGGCGGCGGTCATGAACGCGGTTATCCTGACGGCAGTGCTGTCGGCGGGTAACTCCGGGATGTACGCTTCTACGCGTATGCTGTTTACGCTGGCATCGGAAGGTAAAGCACCGCGCATTTTCGCCAGACTGTCAAAAGGCGGCGTGCCGCGTAATGCGCTGTACGCTACCACCGTGGTGGCGGCGCTGTGTTTCCTGTCTTCTTTATATGGTAACCAAACGGTTTACCTGTGGCTGCTGAATACCTCCGGTATGACAGGCTTTATTGCCTGGCTGGGCATCGCGATCAGCCATTACCGTTTCCGTCGTGGCTATGTTATGCAAGGTCACGATCTGAATCGCTTACCTTATTTATCAAGTTTCTTCCCGCTCGGACCGATCTTCGCGTTTGTGCTCTGTCTGATCATTACGCTGGGGCAGAACTATCAGGCGTTTCTGGAAGATAAAATCGACTGGTATGGCGTGACGGCAACGTACATCGGTATTCCGCTGTTCTTGCTGATTTGGTTCGGCTATAAGCTGTATCGTGGCACGCACTTCATCAAGTATCAGGATATGAAATACCCCGATCATAAAGACTAA